The Acidianus infernus genome window below encodes:
- a CDS encoding sugar phosphate nucleotidyltransferase: protein MVSAIILAGGYATRLRPLSLTKPKALFPVLGKPILDYILEGLENAGIHNVYLSLRVMADKILSHVDGKNVTPIIEKEPLGDAGALKFVSTQAKLDDVVIVIYGDIYSEVNFLDLLKFHAQSECPVTLLATKVNNPRRYGVLLTEDNKLIEIIEKPSNPISNLINGGVYVFNKNILNFIQGPSISRNFLPKILEKYCVSVYKYDGIWADIGTPYDYMKLNFELLGKRFPRGYISNTAKVSERATLTPPYFISDGVIIGEDSYIDSNSIIGKGSVIKNGVYIGESLLMENVLVSENSFIKGSIIADKCKIGKWNHIREETIFGEEVITHDGILINKKNIILPNKEVTESIYEEDKIIL, encoded by the coding sequence ATGGTTTCTGCAATTATTTTGGCTGGAGGATACGCTACAAGACTTAGGCCTTTAAGCTTAACTAAACCTAAGGCTTTATTTCCAGTTTTAGGTAAGCCAATTCTAGATTATATCTTGGAAGGATTAGAGAATGCGGGAATTCACAATGTTTATCTTTCGTTAAGGGTAATGGCTGATAAAATACTATCTCATGTAGACGGTAAAAATGTTACGCCTATAATTGAAAAAGAACCTTTAGGAGATGCAGGAGCTTTAAAATTTGTCTCTACACAAGCAAAACTTGATGATGTTGTGATTGTAATATATGGCGATATCTATAGTGAAGTTAATTTTTTAGATTTACTTAAATTCCACGCTCAAAGTGAATGCCCAGTAACTCTTTTAGCAACCAAAGTTAATAATCCTAGAAGATATGGAGTCTTACTTACAGAAGATAATAAATTAATTGAGATTATAGAGAAGCCATCTAATCCTATTTCTAATTTAATAAATGGTGGGGTATATGTATTTAATAAGAATATATTGAACTTTATACAAGGTCCCTCAATAAGCAGAAACTTTTTGCCAAAAATTCTAGAGAAGTATTGCGTTTCGGTTTATAAGTACGACGGAATATGGGCCGATATAGGAACTCCTTATGATTATATGAAACTTAACTTCGAATTACTAGGAAAAAGATTTCCAAGAGGGTATATATCAAATACTGCAAAAGTATCCGAAAGAGCGACGCTAACTCCGCCTTATTTTATTTCAGATGGAGTGATTATAGGTGAAGACTCGTATATTGATTCTAATTCAATAATAGGCAAAGGTTCTGTAATTAAAAATGGCGTTTATATTGGAGAATCGTTACTCATGGAAAATGTACTTGTAAGTGAGAATAGCTTCATAAAAGGTTCGATAATTGCTGATAAGTGTAAGATCGGTAAATGGAATCATATAAGGGAGGAAACCATATTTGGAGAAGAAGTAATAACTCATGACGGTATTTTAATTAATAAAAAGAACATTATATTACCTAATAAGGAAGTGACAGAATCTATATATGAGGAGGATAAGATAATATTATGA
- a CDS encoding Rossmann-like domain-containing protein — MILDEIIDELSYDLKQRKIINICVGTSYTAVILDDQSMGISHTIAEGEVDYAGEMIGKNAYDVAVDVDNPLKRSISVAILNSITTGKLTAGDPLTLYSGGKVCAFGYYPYISAGNFSSVVLYDFSTQPQNNAKPFSQFNGETCDVAVIFGSALINNTIDKIVKNVKANHLILTGISAVEAISTLKKYGFEAVGKIVPVDQYRAFRTICEGGSAKQLSRYVTKMYLKI; from the coding sequence ATGATATTAGACGAAATTATAGACGAGTTATCTTACGATTTAAAGCAGAGAAAAATAATAAACATTTGTGTAGGTACATCTTACACTGCAGTAATTTTGGACGACCAAAGCATGGGAATATCCCATACTATAGCAGAAGGTGAAGTTGACTATGCTGGAGAAATGATTGGAAAAAACGCTTACGATGTAGCAGTTGATGTGGATAATCCATTAAAAAGGAGTATTTCTGTCGCTATATTAAATTCGATAACTACTGGTAAGCTAACAGCTGGAGATCCCTTAACTTTATACTCTGGAGGTAAAGTTTGTGCATTCGGATACTATCCTTATATTTCCGCTGGCAATTTTTCCAGCGTGGTCTTATACGATTTTTCTACGCAACCTCAAAATAACGCCAAACCTTTTTCGCAATTTAATGGGGAAACGTGTGACGTAGCTGTTATTTTCGGTTCAGCATTAATAAATAATACTATAGATAAAATAGTCAAGAACGTAAAAGCTAATCATCTGATTTTAACTGGAATATCGGCTGTAGAAGCAATTTCTACGCTTAAAAAATACGGGTTCGAAGCTGTTGGCAAAATAGTTCCAGTTGATCAATATAGAGCGTTTAGGACTATTTGTGAAGGAGGAAGTGCAAAACAGCTATCAAGGTATGTTACAAAGATGTATTTAAAAATATGA